A genomic stretch from Lottiidibacillus patelloidae includes:
- a CDS encoding glutamine--tRNA ligase/YqeY domain fusion protein, with product MEENTSNFIRPIIKEDLETGRRDQVITRFPPEPNGYLHIGHAKSIITNFDLADEFNGKTNLRFDDTNPLKEDTEYVEAIKEDVKWLGYDWDGLFFASDYFEEMYNRAVILIKKGLAYVDDLSQEEIRELRGTLTEPGKDSPYRTRSVEENLALFEKMRNGEFANGEKVLRAKIDMSSPNINLRDPVIYRISHTSHHNTGDKWCIYPMYSFAHPIEDAIEDVTHSICTLEFEDQRPLYNWFVEHCEMESKPQQIEFGRLNLTNTVMSKRKLKQLVDEGVVDGWDDPRMPTISGLRRRGYTAEAIRAFVRELGVGKGDGAVDNRVLDHFVREDLKLKAPRTMGVLRPLKVVIKNYPEGQVEMLDAEINPENPEMGMRQIPFSREIYIEQEDFMENPPKKYFRLFPGNEVRLKHAYFIKCEDVIKDENGNVVEVHCTYDPETKSGSGFTGRKVKGTLHWVEASQAIPAEFRLYEPLILDKEEDEVDNLKEDGKTFLDYVNPNSLQILNGFIEPNMKDISPQDKFQFFRHGYFNVDPKHTTADKFVFNLIVSLKSSFKL from the coding sequence ATGGAAGAAAACACGTCAAATTTTATTAGACCTATTATTAAAGAAGATTTAGAGACGGGTAGACGCGACCAGGTTATCACACGTTTTCCACCAGAGCCAAATGGCTATTTACATATCGGACATGCAAAATCAATTATTACAAACTTCGATTTAGCGGATGAGTTCAATGGAAAGACGAACTTACGCTTTGATGATACAAATCCTTTAAAAGAAGATACGGAGTATGTAGAAGCGATAAAAGAAGATGTGAAATGGTTAGGCTACGACTGGGACGGACTATTTTTTGCTTCGGATTACTTTGAAGAAATGTACAATCGTGCAGTAATTCTAATTAAAAAAGGTCTGGCTTATGTGGATGATCTTTCTCAAGAGGAGATTAGAGAGCTGCGTGGGACTTTAACTGAGCCTGGGAAGGATAGCCCATATCGCACACGCTCTGTAGAGGAAAACCTAGCGTTATTTGAAAAGATGCGTAACGGTGAATTCGCAAATGGTGAGAAAGTATTAAGAGCGAAAATTGATATGAGTTCGCCAAATATTAATTTACGTGACCCGGTTATTTACCGTATTTCCCATACTTCGCACCACAATACAGGTGATAAGTGGTGCATTTATCCAATGTACAGTTTTGCTCACCCAATTGAAGATGCAATTGAGGATGTTACACACTCCATCTGTACGTTAGAGTTTGAAGATCAAAGGCCTTTATATAATTGGTTTGTTGAACATTGTGAAATGGAAAGTAAGCCGCAACAAATTGAGTTTGGTCGCTTAAACTTAACAAATACAGTAATGAGTAAACGTAAATTGAAGCAATTGGTAGACGAAGGCGTTGTTGACGGTTGGGATGATCCACGTATGCCTACTATTTCAGGACTACGCCGTCGTGGTTATACTGCAGAGGCGATTCGTGCTTTTGTACGTGAACTAGGAGTAGGAAAAGGCGATGGGGCTGTTGACAATCGTGTACTTGATCATTTTGTAAGAGAAGACTTAAAGTTAAAAGCACCTCGTACAATGGGGGTTCTTCGTCCTTTGAAAGTTGTTATTAAGAACTATCCTGAAGGACAAGTGGAAATGCTTGATGCAGAAATAAATCCAGAGAATCCAGAAATGGGTATGCGTCAAATTCCTTTCTCACGCGAAATATATATTGAGCAAGAAGATTTTATGGAAAATCCACCAAAGAAATACTTCAGATTATTCCCAGGTAATGAAGTTCGCTTAAAGCATGCATATTTTATTAAATGTGAAGATGTCATTAAGGATGAAAATGGGAATGTAGTTGAAGTACATTGTACGTATGATCCTGAGACAAAAAGCGGATCAGGATTTACTGGACGGAAAGTAAAAGGGACACTTCATTGGGTAGAGGCTTCACAAGCAATACCTGCAGAGTTCCGTCTATACGAACCGTTAATTTTAGATAAAGAAGAAGATGAAGTTGATAATTTGAAAGAAGATGGCAAGACATTTTTAGACTATGTAAACCCAAATTCTCTTCAAATACTAAATGGCTTTATTGAGCCGAACATGAAAGACATTAGTCCACAAGATAAGTTCCAATTCTTTAGACATGGGTATTTTAATGTTGACCCTAAGCATACTACTGCAGATAAATTTGTCTTTAATTTAATCGTGTCACTGAAGAGTTCGTTCAAACTATAA
- a CDS encoding diguanylate cyclase domain-containing protein: MKSNNKYLFLLISIIFLLVGCTHNSPLQAERGAIDARYWNFEEMGTLKLKGEWLFAWDEMLPEGVQQESSSTILVPGSWNKVEEFPSKGFATYTLFIHHLEANKEFAIKVPAISSSYHLYINDNLVKSAGKPGLTKDETFPAMVTEEVFFTPISNVTKLTLVMANFHHRDGGMWDTLELGTTEQIITKTKLAISYEMMLLGILLLSGLYHISLFLLRKTELYLLLFGTFCLVIGLRLFVMHERVLMEILPAIPFSIINKIEYLSFYSALPLFIWFLYYLFGNEVSKTICKLITYISLPFILTVVVTPVSIFSETLYYFQALTLSTIAYIIYTIFLAVSRRREGAWLVAIFACFYAYTVIMDIVYVQNSLGSFELSNVGLFVFIFSQVYIIAKRLYKAYDEAEKYSAQLKDLNQTLEEKILQRTRSLEQSKKELQSANDTLKKQSYYDQLTKIPNRRYLENVYNNLWDEVQNLEKSISFIYFDIDYFKKYNDTYGHQEGDETLYKVANCINDCITEHNGIAARMGGEEFVAVLSNISEDSLGDFLEDCRKRVENLNIPHSESQSSEYVTISIGAAYVYPKFYDITKQKLIIIADEALYKAKESGRNKVCIDILK; the protein is encoded by the coding sequence TTGAAAAGTAATAATAAATACTTGTTTTTACTAATATCTATCATTTTCTTATTAGTAGGTTGCACCCATAACTCCCCTCTACAAGCGGAAAGAGGAGCTATCGATGCAAGATACTGGAATTTTGAGGAGATGGGTACACTTAAATTAAAGGGCGAGTGGCTTTTTGCTTGGGATGAAATGTTACCAGAAGGTGTTCAACAAGAAAGTAGTTCAACGATTCTTGTTCCTGGATCTTGGAATAAAGTTGAAGAGTTTCCTTCAAAGGGTTTTGCTACCTACACATTATTTATTCATCATTTAGAAGCTAATAAAGAATTTGCTATTAAAGTTCCTGCGATTTCTAGTTCTTACCATTTGTACATAAACGATAATCTCGTAAAAAGCGCAGGGAAACCTGGCTTAACGAAAGATGAAACATTTCCTGCTATGGTCACGGAAGAAGTATTTTTTACACCAATATCTAATGTTACAAAATTAACTTTAGTAATGGCTAATTTCCACCACAGGGACGGTGGTATGTGGGATACTCTCGAGCTAGGGACAACGGAACAGATTATTACGAAAACTAAACTAGCAATATCTTATGAAATGATGCTTCTAGGTATATTGCTATTATCTGGACTATACCATATTTCCTTATTTTTATTACGAAAAACTGAATTATACTTGTTATTATTCGGTACATTTTGCTTAGTCATCGGGCTTCGACTCTTCGTAATGCATGAACGAGTTTTAATGGAAATTTTGCCAGCAATACCATTCAGTATAATAAATAAAATAGAATACTTATCATTTTATAGTGCGTTACCTCTTTTCATTTGGTTTTTATACTATTTATTTGGAAATGAAGTTTCGAAAACTATATGTAAATTAATCACATACATTAGCCTTCCATTTATTCTTACTGTTGTCGTTACACCTGTTTCTATTTTTTCTGAAACACTGTATTATTTTCAGGCATTAACTCTCTCGACTATTGCTTACATTATTTACACTATCTTCTTGGCAGTAAGTAGAAGACGAGAAGGCGCATGGCTCGTAGCAATTTTTGCTTGTTTTTATGCGTATACAGTAATTATGGATATTGTCTATGTTCAAAATTCTTTAGGATCTTTTGAACTATCTAATGTCGGTCTTTTTGTTTTTATTTTTTCACAAGTTTACATTATTGCTAAAAGGCTTTACAAAGCCTACGATGAAGCTGAGAAGTATTCGGCTCAATTAAAGGACCTTAACCAAACACTTGAAGAAAAGATATTACAACGAACAAGGTCACTGGAGCAATCGAAAAAAGAATTACAAAGCGCAAATGACACGTTAAAAAAACAATCTTACTATGACCAGTTAACCAAAATACCAAATCGCCGATATTTAGAAAATGTATATAACAACCTTTGGGATGAAGTCCAGAATCTTGAAAAATCGATATCATTTATCTATTTCGATATTGATTATTTTAAAAAATATAACGATACTTATGGACACCAAGAAGGTGATGAAACGTTATATAAAGTTGCAAATTGTATTAACGATTGTATCACTGAGCATAATGGTATAGCAGCAAGAATGGGTGGCGAAGAGTTTGTCGCTGTTCTTTCAAACATTTCCGAAGATAGCTTAGGTGATTTTTTAGAGGATTGTCGCAAGCGAGTTGAGAATTTGAATATTCCACATAGTGAGTCGCAATCAAGTGAATATGTAACTATTAGTATAGGGGCGGCATATGTATACCCTAAGTTTTACGATATTACCAAGCAAAAACTTATTATAATTGCTGATGAAGCACTTTATAAAGCAAAAGAAAGTGGCCGTAATAAAGTATGTATAGACATCTTAAAGTAA